In a genomic window of uncultured Flavobacterium sp.:
- a CDS encoding cupin domain-containing protein — MKEPENQLNESIFPKGDLASADYFTGKAWVKMLVPNDPILNTAVGNVVFEAGARNNWHTHPGGQILIVTQGTGFYQEVGKPIQLLKEGDVVNIHPEIKHWHGASPDGEFTHIAISTNTEKGIVDWLEPVTDEQYNSFK; from the coding sequence ATGAAAGAACCAGAAAATCAATTAAATGAATCTATTTTCCCAAAAGGAGATTTAGCTTCAGCGGATTATTTTACAGGAAAAGCATGGGTGAAGATGTTGGTTCCAAATGATCCGATTTTAAATACGGCCGTAGGAAATGTGGTTTTTGAAGCCGGCGCACGCAACAACTGGCATACACATCCCGGAGGTCAAATTCTTATAGTTACTCAAGGAACAGGCTTTTACCAAGAAGTAGGGAAACCAATTCAATTGTTAAAAGAAGGTGATGTTGTAAACATTCATCCCGAAATTAAACATTGGCACGGAGCTTCTCCAGATGGTGAATTTACGCATATCGCAATCAGTACAAATACAGAAAAAGGTATTGTAGACTGGCTTGAACCGGTAACAGACGAACAATATAATAGCTTTAAATAA
- a CDS encoding helix-turn-helix domain-containing protein, translated as MSDQIVSKTADFNTSDLKLKGFKVYEVSNDVSAIPTYNRRDFYKICINTSKSLIHYADRGIETEGTILFFGNPHIPYSWEIISPAYNGYACVFTEEFLKANDRSESLHESPLFKIGGTPIFTLSSEQEVFINSLFKKMIEEQETDYVFKDDLIRNYINLIIHESMKMQPSENFFKHKNASSRITSLFLELLERQFPIETKNEPLALKTPQDYAQSLAVHVNHLNRSVKEITGKPTTAHITERIISEAKALLHHTDWSISDIGYSLGFEYPSYFNNYFKRLTGTIPKSLRT; from the coding sequence ATGAGTGATCAAATAGTTTCTAAAACAGCCGATTTTAATACTTCAGATTTAAAGCTAAAAGGTTTTAAAGTTTATGAAGTAAGCAACGATGTAAGCGCAATTCCGACGTATAACCGCAGAGATTTTTACAAAATCTGTATCAATACCAGTAAAAGTCTTATTCATTATGCTGATCGCGGAATAGAAACGGAAGGAACGATATTATTCTTCGGAAATCCGCATATTCCATATTCATGGGAGATTATTTCGCCTGCTTATAATGGTTATGCCTGTGTTTTTACCGAAGAATTTTTGAAAGCAAATGATCGCTCGGAAAGTCTTCATGAATCTCCTTTGTTTAAAATAGGAGGAACACCAATATTTACTTTATCATCTGAACAGGAAGTGTTTATAAACTCTTTGTTTAAGAAAATGATTGAAGAACAGGAAACTGATTATGTTTTTAAAGATGATTTAATTCGAAATTATATCAATCTGATTATTCATGAATCGATGAAAATGCAGCCTTCAGAAAATTTCTTTAAACACAAAAATGCTTCTTCCCGAATCACTTCTTTATTTTTGGAATTATTAGAAAGACAATTTCCAATAGAAACCAAGAACGAACCATTGGCTTTAAAGACGCCACAAGATTATGCACAAAGCCTTGCGGTTCATGTGAATCATCTAAATCGTTCTGTAAAAGAAATCACAGGAAAGCCAACAACGGCGCATATTACCGAAAGAATTATCAGCGAAGCAAAAGCATTATTGCATCACACAGATTGGAGTATCTCAGACATTGGGTATTCTCTTGGATTCGAATATCCAAGCTATTTTAATAATTACTTTAAAAGACTTACAGGAACAATTCCGAAATCATTAAGAACATAA
- a CDS encoding Na+/H+ antiporter, with protein MLNDFPFYLILVIVILLLIMLSNKIKVAYPVLLVLGGLAISFIPGIPVLRIDPELIFVIFLPPLLYEAAWNISWKELWRWRRIICSFAFLVVFFTAFSVALVANHFIPGFSLALGFLLGGIISPPDAVSAGAILKFVKVPRRLSSILEGESLLNDASSLIIFRFALITVGTGQFIWQDAITSFGWMLFGGVGIGLGIGFIAMKLHKYLPTDANSDIILSLVTPYIIYIAAEEVHSSGVLAVVSGGLLLSHFRLSFLSSSSRLRGVNVWESFCFILNGLIFMFIGLDLPEIVSGLEGVSLSSAIGYGLLITAVLIVGRILCAFAAVFTTLIARNFIKVADARHPGFRGPILIGWTGMRGVVSLAAALSIPVQLDGAPFPQRNLILFITFVVILTTLVLQGLTLPYLIKKFHMKDPDYTKPEDEIYNQIKRELADHALNHLKNTYSNELERQPILQQIARKWEDIHVNTDDNILMSDETKIIYLNLLEHQRNWLLDKNHEEILDEEIIRRHLLYLDLEEEKLQFM; from the coding sequence ATGCTGAACGATTTTCCGTTTTATTTAATCCTTGTCATCGTTATTCTTTTATTAATAATGTTGAGCAATAAAATCAAAGTAGCATATCCTGTTTTATTGGTTTTAGGAGGATTGGCAATTAGTTTTATTCCCGGAATTCCAGTGTTGCGTATCGATCCGGAACTTATTTTTGTGATTTTTCTTCCGCCATTATTGTATGAAGCTGCGTGGAATATTTCATGGAAAGAATTATGGCGTTGGCGACGCATTATTTGCAGTTTTGCCTTTTTGGTCGTGTTTTTTACAGCATTTTCTGTAGCTTTGGTTGCCAATCATTTTATACCCGGATTTTCATTGGCATTAGGATTTTTGCTTGGCGGAATCATTTCTCCGCCAGATGCCGTTAGCGCAGGAGCAATTCTTAAATTTGTAAAAGTTCCACGAAGATTATCCTCTATTTTAGAAGGCGAAAGTCTGTTAAATGACGCCTCTTCATTGATTATTTTCAGATTTGCATTGATTACAGTTGGAACAGGGCAATTTATCTGGCAAGATGCTATTACAAGTTTCGGATGGATGTTATTTGGCGGAGTTGGTATTGGTCTTGGAATAGGTTTTATTGCCATGAAATTGCATAAATACTTACCAACCGACGCAAATTCGGATATAATACTTTCTCTCGTTACACCTTATATCATATACATTGCGGCCGAAGAAGTTCATAGTTCAGGAGTTCTTGCCGTTGTGAGCGGAGGTTTGCTATTATCACATTTCAGACTTTCGTTTTTAAGCAGCAGTTCGCGTTTGCGTGGCGTTAATGTCTGGGAAAGTTTCTGTTTTATATTGAATGGATTGATATTTATGTTCATCGGACTTGATTTGCCTGAGATCGTTTCCGGATTAGAAGGTGTGAGTCTTTCATCTGCAATTGGTTACGGATTATTAATTACAGCGGTGCTTATTGTGGGAAGAATTTTATGTGCTTTTGCTGCTGTTTTTACCACTTTGATTGCCAGAAATTTTATAAAAGTTGCCGATGCGAGACATCCGGGATTCAGAGGTCCAATTTTAATTGGCTGGACCGGAATGCGCGGCGTAGTTTCTTTGGCTGCAGCCTTATCAATTCCCGTACAATTGGATGGAGCGCCGTTTCCGCAACGAAATCTAATCTTGTTTATCACGTTTGTAGTAATCCTGACAACGCTGGTTTTGCAGGGATTGACATTGCCTTATTTAATTAAGAAGTTCCACATGAAAGATCCTGATTATACAAAACCGGAAGACGAAATCTATAATCAGATTAAAAGAGAACTTGCAGATCACGCTTTAAATCATCTGAAAAACACTTATAGCAACGAATTAGAAAGACAACCCATTTTACAGCAAATTGCTCGTAAATGGGAAGATATTCATGTAAATACGGATGATAATATTCTAATGTCTGATGAAACCAAGATTATTTATCTCAATTTACTTGAACATCAGCGTAATTGGCTTTTGGATAAAAATCACGAAGAAATTCTGGATGAAGAAATTATTCGCAGGCATTTGCTTTATCTGGATTTAGAAGAAGAGAAATTGCAGTTTATGTAA
- a CDS encoding cupin domain-containing protein, with protein MSTLYTSAIEEGKVPNTFMTGDVSYKKQTSNIHPDNTMIKEVSFEPGARCKWHINASLQLFIATDGIGYFQEKGAAIRLLHKDEVITILPGIEHWYGATPFSRFSHISIITEIDKGKGIWLESVTDEEYFSFGK; from the coding sequence ATGTCAACACTTTATACTTCCGCTATTGAAGAGGGCAAAGTCCCAAATACATTTATGACTGGTGATGTTTCTTATAAAAAACAAACCAGCAATATTCATCCGGACAATACCATGATTAAAGAAGTTTCGTTCGAACCTGGTGCAAGATGCAAATGGCATATTAATGCAAGTTTGCAATTGTTTATCGCAACTGACGGAATTGGCTATTTTCAGGAAAAAGGAGCTGCTATTCGTTTGCTTCATAAAGATGAGGTAATTACGATTTTACCAGGCATAGAACATTGGTATGGTGCAACACCTTTCAGCCGATTTTCGCACATTAGCATCATTACAGAAATTGATAAAGGAAAAGGAATCTGGCTGGAAAGCGTTACAGATGAAGAGTACTTTAGCTTTGGAAAATAA
- a CDS encoding NAD(P)-dependent alcohol dehydrogenase, translating into METKNIKAFGTEAAEAPLQTLDIKRREVLAHDVEIEILYCGICHSDLHSARNEWHGTVYPIVPGHEIVGRVTKVGDHVKHFKVGDLAGVGCMVDSCRECEHCKNDLEQFCDEGSTLTFNSPDKHLGGQTFGGYSQSITVDENYVLHISDKLDLAGVAPLLCAGITTYSPLKHWKVGPGQKVGIVGIGGLGHMGIKLAKAMGAHVVVFTTSLSKTEDAKRLGADEVVLSTDAEQMAKHAKTLNFILDCVSAEHNIDSYLNLLKVDGTLTLVGAPMEPLPVTSFSLILGRRSFAGSAIGGIAETQEMLDFCAEHNITADIELIGVNEVNDAYERLLKGDIKYRFVIDMASLK; encoded by the coding sequence ATGGAAACAAAAAACATAAAAGCCTTTGGTACAGAAGCTGCAGAAGCACCATTACAAACATTAGACATCAAACGTAGAGAAGTTTTAGCGCATGATGTAGAAATTGAAATTTTATATTGCGGAATCTGTCATTCAGATTTACATTCTGCCAGAAATGAGTGGCATGGAACGGTTTATCCAATAGTTCCGGGACACGAAATTGTTGGACGAGTAACAAAAGTGGGAGATCACGTAAAACATTTCAAAGTTGGCGATCTTGCCGGAGTTGGCTGTATGGTTGATTCTTGTAGAGAATGTGAGCATTGCAAAAATGACTTAGAGCAGTTTTGTGATGAAGGAAGTACGTTGACTTTCAATTCTCCTGACAAACATTTAGGCGGACAAACTTTTGGTGGATATTCTCAAAGTATTACAGTTGATGAAAATTACGTTTTACATATTTCAGATAAACTGGATCTTGCAGGAGTTGCACCTTTACTTTGCGCAGGAATCACAACTTATTCGCCATTAAAACACTGGAAAGTTGGTCCTGGACAAAAAGTCGGAATCGTTGGTATTGGCGGTTTAGGACATATGGGAATCAAATTGGCAAAAGCAATGGGCGCTCATGTTGTAGTTTTCACAACTTCATTATCTAAAACCGAAGATGCAAAACGCCTTGGAGCAGATGAAGTAGTTTTGTCTACAGATGCTGAACAAATGGCAAAACACGCCAAAACACTTAACTTTATCTTAGATTGTGTATCTGCGGAGCACAATATAGATTCATATTTGAATTTGCTTAAAGTAGATGGAACGCTAACTTTGGTTGGTGCGCCAATGGAACCACTTCCCGTAACTTCATTTAGTCTTATATTAGGAAGAAGAAGTTTTGCCGGATCTGCTATTGGCGGAATTGCAGAAACTCAGGAAATGCTGGATTTTTGTGCTGAACACAATATCACCGCAGATATCGAATTGATTGGTGTTAATGAAGTAAACGATGCTTACGAAAGATTGCTTAAAGGAGATATTAAATATCGTTTTGTAATTGATATGGCTTCTCTTAAGTAG